A genomic segment from Gossypium hirsutum isolate 1008001.06 chromosome D04, Gossypium_hirsutum_v2.1, whole genome shotgun sequence encodes:
- the LOC107931564 gene encoding leucine-rich repeat extensin-like protein 2 yields MSPPSPLIFLLVFLLVTTSFVSQICSAADEVDPNLRFENPRLREAYIALQAWKSAIFSDPFNFTANWNGSDVCSYMGIYCAPSPSNPKIRVVAGIDLNHADIAGYLPPELGRLTDLALFHLNSNRFCGVVPTSFRRMKLLHELDLSNNRFVGKFPNVVLSLPSLKYLDLRFNEFEGSVPSKLFDKELDALFLNDNWFRFGIPENLGNSPVSVLVFANNDLGGCIPASIGKMGKTLNEIILMNDNLTGCLPPQIGMLKELTVFDVSFNHLQGSLPSTIGNMKSLEQLDVAHNGFTGVIPSTVCQLSSLQNFTYSFNYFTGGPPSCPAISGAEVANGTMNCIPGKKDQRSSMECSSDAARPVDCSKFKCNGGGSSGGGGGGGGGGGNSPSPKRRHTPRPPTPRQSSSPKSFTKSPPPPSSKSSPSTRSHPPPPPSSHSSPMPPFHSPPSPPPPNYSHSLTPPPPTQRVSPKTHLPPPPPPVHYEPIQSPPPPPMVQPPAPAPSGHYYSAPPPPNRYSNAPPPSHYHNTPPSPPMEQPPRTPSGHYYHNPPPPTKNISPSTHYAPPPPPSVHYVPTPSHSSPPPPPPQVQYFPPPYPSRGQQASPPPPPSHEHTGTQSPPPPAEYHPPPKESCHPIPPPPPPECTTPVPAPPPPSQHSTPSPYAPAPGHHYSKPSPPPKQQWHYPPSPQHQNPSPPPPPTHYAYTFPPPPPSPSPPPPSFENTPLPPIRGVSYASPPPPVIPYY; encoded by the coding sequence ATGTCTCCTCCCTCTCCCCTCATCTTTCTTCTGGTTTTCTTGCTTGTTACTACTTCATTTGTCTCGCAGATCTGCTCGGCAGCCGATGAGGTAGATCCAAACCTACGGTTTGAGAACCCAAGGCTTCGTGAAGCCTACATTGCTTTGCAAGCTTGGAAGTCTGCCATATTTTCGGACCCCTTTAACTTCACTGCCAACTGGAATGGCTCTGATGTTTGCTCGTATATGGGAATCTACTGTGCTCCCTCTCCTTCCAACCCCAAAATCAGAGTGGTTGCCGGCATTGACCTTAATCATGCCGACATTGCTGGTTATCTTCCTCCAGAGCTTGGCCGCCTCACTGATCTTGCACTCTTTCACCTCAACTCCAACCGTTTTTGTGGTGTTGTCCCAACCAGCTTCCGCCGCATGAAGCTGCTTCATGAGCTTGACTTGAGCAACAATCGTTTTGTAGGCAAGTTCCCTAATGTGGTTCTCTCCCTTCCTTCTCTCAAGTACTTGGATCTTCGGTTCAATGAGTTTGAAGGATCGGTCCCATCCAAGCTTTTCGACAAGGAACTTGATGCGCTTTTCTTAAACGACAACTGGTTCAGATTTGGTATTCCTGAGAACCTTGGCAACTCTCCCGTTTCGGTACTGGTCTTCGCCAACAACGATCTTGGAGGTTGCATTCCTGCAAGCATAGGGAAGATGGGCAAAACGCTGAATGAAATCATCCTCATGAACGACAACCTTACTGGATGTTTGCCTCCACAGATCGGGATGCTCAAGGAGCTTACTGTCTTCGATGTCAGCTTCAATCATCTCCAGGGATCTTTGCCATCCACGATCGGCAACATGAAGAGCTTAGAGCAGCTGGATGTTGCCCACAATGGCTTCACCGGTGTGATTCCGTCCACTGTGTGCCAGCTTTCCAGCTTGCAAAACTTTACCTACTCTTTCAATTATTTCACCGGAGGACCACCCAGCTGCCCTGCAATATCTGGGGCAGAGGTCGCAAATGGTACCATGAACTGTATTCCTGGCAAGAAGGATCAGAGATCTTCCATGGAATGCTCTTCCGATGCTGCTCGTCCTGTGGACTGCAGCAAGTTCAAATGTAATGGTGGTGGAAGTTCCGGCGGCGGAGGAGGAGGAGGCGGTGGTGGTGGAAACTCTCCATCGCCGAAAAGGAGGCATACTCCTAGGCCTCCAACGCCGCGTCAATCCAGTTCACCAAAGTCCTTTACGAAATCCCCTCCACCACCTTCTTCAAAGTCTTCGCCTTCCACTAGATCACATCCTCCACCACCACCGTCATCCCACTCTTCACCAATGCCTCCTTTCCATTCCCCACCGTCGCCACCACCACCGAATTACTCTCACTCTTTAACTCCACCACCCCCGACTCAAAGAGTGTCACCAAAGACGCATCTTCCACCGCCACCTCCGCCTGTTCACTACGAGCCCATACAATCTCCACCTCCACCACCAATGGTACAACCACCTGCACCAGCCCCATCAGGCCATTACTATAGTGCACCACCACCACCAAACCGTTACTCCAACGCCCCACCACCAAGCCATTACCACAATACACCACCCTCACCACCAATGGAGCAACCACCTCGAACTCCATCAGGCCATTACTATCATAATCCACCACCACCAACAAAGAATATATCACCAAGTACCCATTATGCACCACCTCCTCCCCCATCTGTTCATTATGTTCCCACGCCTAGTCATTCATCGCCTCCACCGCCGCCACCTCAAGTTCAGTATTTTCCACCCCCTTATCCGTCAAGAGGGCAGCAAGCAAGTCCACCTCCACCACCATCTCATGAGCATACGGGGACTCAATCTCCACCTCCACCAGCAGAGTATCATCCACCTCCCAAGGAGTCATGTCATCCTATCCCTCCTCCACCCCCACCAGAATGCACAACTCCCGTACCAGCACCACCACCGCCAAGCCAACATTCAACCCCATCACCATATGCACCAGCACCTGGTCATCACTATTCAAAACCATCCCCACCTCCTAAACAACAATGGCATTATCCACCATCCCCACAACATCAAAACCCTTCTCCCCCACCCCCGCCAACCCACTATGCGTATACATTCCCACCGCCACCACCATCTCCTTCTCCACCGCCACCCTCATTTGAAAATACGCCACTCCCACCAATTAGAGGAGTATCATACGCATCTCCTCCTCCGCCAGTTATTCCCTACTACTAA
- the LOC107931578 gene encoding pathogenesis-related protein PR-1 encodes MAPQNAARAANRMPPLVWDERLAHYAQWYANQRREDCALRHSNGPYGENIFWGGGDGWMPADAVAAWVSESKWYNYWSNSCAGGQECGHYTQIVWSSTKRVGCARVVCDGGKGVFMTCNYDPPGNFIGERPY; translated from the coding sequence ATGGCTCCTCAAAATGCTGCTCGTGCCGCTAATAGAATGCCACCATTGGTGTGGGATGAAAGGCTCGCACATTATGCTCAATGGTATGCTAACCAAAGGCGTGAAGATTGTGCTTTGAGGCACTCCAATGGACCTTATGGAGAAAACATATTTTGGGGTGGTGGTGATGGCTGGATGCCTGCCGACGCGGTTGCTGCTTGGGTGTCCGAGAGTAAATGGTACAATTACTGGTCTAATTCCTGTGCCGGAGGGCAGGAATGTGGGCATTATACGCAGATAGTGTGGAGCAGTACCAAAAGAGTTGGGTGTGCCAGGGTGGTTTGTGATGGAGGAAAGGGTGTTTTCATGACTTGCAACTATGATCCTCCTGGGAATTTCATCGGAGAAAGACCTTATTGA